The Ancylobacter sp. WKF20 genome contains a region encoding:
- a CDS encoding glycerate kinase, whose protein sequence is MSDTSARAFLDKLFTAAVAAAHPSTCLPPVLPPAPAKGRLILLAAGKAAGSMLEVAEQHYLDAGLDPARLAGIGVARHGYGRPTRRLEMVEAGHPVPDAAGLAGAQKAIDLAASATADDLVLVLLSGGASANWIAPAHGVDLDDKRSLTRALLRSGANITEINTVRKHLSRIKGGRLAALSQPARVVTLAISDVPGDDPAVIGSGPTVPDPSTLADARAVLARYKIEPPASIAAALQDAANESPKPGDAAFANAAYHLIARPVDSFIATERLVREAGLEPILLGDNLEGEAREVAAAQAAKARELKAAGKRAVLLSGGELTVTMRGQGRGGPNQEFALALAVALEGTPGIYAVAGDTDGTDGGGGDATDPAGAYVVPDTLARARAAGLDPAAFLANNDSTGFFEPLGDLLTPGPTCTNVNDFRAVFIDS, encoded by the coding sequence ATGAGCGACACGTCGGCGCGTGCCTTTCTGGACAAGCTGTTTACCGCTGCGGTGGCGGCGGCCCATCCCTCGACCTGCCTGCCCCCCGTGCTGCCGCCGGCCCCGGCCAAGGGCCGCCTGATCCTGCTCGCCGCCGGCAAGGCCGCCGGCTCGATGCTGGAAGTCGCCGAACAGCATTATCTCGATGCGGGGCTCGATCCCGCGCGCCTCGCCGGCATCGGCGTCGCCCGCCATGGCTATGGCCGCCCCACCCGGCGTCTGGAGATGGTCGAGGCCGGCCATCCGGTGCCGGACGCGGCGGGTCTTGCCGGCGCGCAGAAGGCGATCGACCTCGCCGCCTCCGCGACCGCGGACGATCTGGTGCTGGTGCTGCTCTCGGGCGGCGCCTCGGCGAACTGGATTGCCCCGGCCCATGGCGTCGATCTCGACGACAAGCGCTCGCTCACTCGCGCCTTGCTGCGCTCGGGCGCCAATATCACCGAGATCAACACGGTGCGTAAGCATCTCTCGCGCATCAAGGGCGGTCGTCTCGCGGCGCTGTCGCAGCCCGCGCGCGTGGTGACCCTCGCCATTTCCGACGTGCCGGGCGACGATCCGGCGGTGATCGGCTCCGGCCCCACCGTGCCCGATCCCTCGACGCTGGCGGACGCCCGCGCCGTGCTGGCGCGCTACAAGATCGAACCGCCGGCCTCGATCGCGGCGGCGCTGCAGGATGCGGCGAACGAATCGCCCAAGCCCGGCGACGCGGCCTTCGCCAATGCCGCGTACCATCTCATCGCCCGCCCGGTGGATTCCTTCATCGCCACCGAGCGCCTGGTGCGCGAGGCGGGGCTGGAGCCGATCCTGCTCGGTGACAATCTGGAGGGCGAGGCCCGCGAGGTCGCCGCCGCGCAGGCGGCCAAGGCGCGCGAGCTGAAGGCCGCCGGCAAGCGGGCCGTGCTGCTCTCGGGTGGCGAACTCACCGTCACCATGCGCGGCCAGGGCCGGGGCGGCCCGAACCAGGAATTCGCGCTGGCGCTCGCCGTGGCACTGGAAGGCACGCCCGGTATCTATGCGGTGGCCGGCGATACGGATGGCACCGACGGCGGCGGCGGCGATGCCACCGATCCCGCCGGCGCCTATGTCGTGCCGGACACGCTGGCGCGCGCCCGCGCCGCTGGTCTCGATCCTGCCGCCTTTCTCGCCAATAACGATTCCACGGGGTTCTTCGAGCCTCTGGGCGATCTTCTGACGCCGGGCCCCACCTGCACCAACGTCAATGATTTCCGCGCCGTTTTCATCGACAGCTAA
- the hflK gene encoding FtsH protease activity modulator HflK, which translates to MSWKNQSGGPWGGGPRGPWGTGPQSSGPNSPDLEDLIRRGQEKLRTALPGGVGSGKGILAVVVIALVAWLLSGFYRVEPDEQGVVLRFGKFVGTTNPGLNYHLPYPIETVLTPQVTRVNRIDIGIRTGDDPRRGAAMRDVSEESLMLTGDENIVDVDFAVFWMVKPAAAGSAEDIGAANFLFNVQNPEGTIKAVAESAMREVVGRTNIQPILTGARQNIETAVHDLMQKTLDSYRSGVLITQVQLQKVDPPSQVIDAFRDVQAARADAERLQNEAQAYANRVVPEARGESARITQGAQGYKERAIIEARGQASRFLSVLTAYQKAPDVTRERLYLETMERVFDGMDKVIIDQSTAGSQGVVPYLPLGALDARRAPTTAGQGAAQ; encoded by the coding sequence ATGTCGTGGAAGAACCAGAGCGGTGGACCATGGGGTGGTGGTCCGCGTGGTCCCTGGGGTACCGGCCCACAATCGTCAGGGCCCAACTCTCCTGATCTCGAAGATCTGATCCGTCGGGGCCAGGAAAAGCTCCGCACCGCTCTTCCGGGAGGCGTCGGCAGCGGCAAGGGTATTCTTGCCGTTGTCGTGATCGCGCTGGTCGCGTGGCTGCTTTCCGGCTTCTACCGCGTCGAGCCCGACGAGCAGGGCGTCGTCCTGCGCTTCGGCAAGTTCGTCGGCACGACCAATCCCGGCCTGAACTACCATCTGCCCTACCCGATCGAGACCGTGCTGACCCCGCAGGTCACGCGCGTCAACCGCATCGACATCGGCATCCGCACCGGGGACGATCCCCGCCGCGGCGCCGCCATGCGCGACGTGTCGGAAGAGAGCCTGATGCTCACCGGCGACGAGAACATCGTCGACGTCGACTTCGCCGTGTTCTGGATGGTGAAGCCCGCCGCGGCCGGCTCGGCCGAGGATATCGGCGCCGCCAACTTCCTGTTCAACGTCCAGAACCCGGAAGGCACCATCAAGGCCGTGGCGGAAAGCGCCATGCGCGAGGTGGTCGGCCGCACCAACATCCAGCCCATCCTCACCGGCGCCCGCCAGAACATCGAGACGGCGGTGCACGACCTGATGCAGAAGACGCTCGACAGCTACCGCTCCGGCGTCCTCATCACCCAGGTCCAGTTGCAGAAGGTCGACCCGCCCTCGCAGGTCATCGACGCCTTCCGCGACGTGCAGGCCGCCCGCGCCGACGCCGAGCGTCTGCAGAACGAGGCGCAGGCCTATGCCAACCGTGTCGTCCCGGAAGCGCGCGGTGAATCCGCTCGCATCACCCAGGGCGCGCAGGGTTACAAGGAGCGCGCGATCATCGAGGCGCGCGGTCAGGCCTCCCGCTTCCTGAGCGTGCTCACCGCCTATCAGAAGGCCCCCGACGTCACCCGCGAGCGCCTCTATCTCGAGACCATGGAGCGCGTGTTCGACGGCATGGACAAGGTCATCATCGACCAGTCCACCGCCGGCAGCCAGGGCGTGGTGCCCTATCTGCCGCTGGGCGCCCTCGACGCCCGTCGCGCCCCCACGACCGCCGGCCAGGGAGCGGCCCAATGA
- a CDS encoding DUF2065 domain-containing protein, whose translation MSDLIVALALVLVIEGLMLAAAPGAVRRAMESIGQLPDPPLRLTGLIGAVIGVVVVWIIRG comes from the coding sequence ATGTCGGATCTCATCGTCGCCCTGGCATTGGTCCTCGTCATTGAAGGGCTGATGCTGGCGGCGGCTCCCGGCGCTGTCCGCCGGGCCATGGAGTCGATCGGGCAACTGCCCGATCCGCCTCTGCGCCTCACCGGCCTCATCGGCGCCGTCATCGGCGTCGTGGTGGTCTGGATCATCCGCGGCTGA
- a CDS encoding DUF1036 domain-containing protein, whose protein sequence is MISAPFSSTAKPNPSRFRRARARVLLAAGVLPVLAATLAPSPAAADFRLCNRSSSRVGIALGYKDGNSWATEGWWNIGANSCETLLRGDLVARYYYVYAIDYDLGGEWSGKAYMCTREKEFTIRGIADCLARGYDRTGFFEVDTQEQKSWTVQLTEPQRSAAPAPGDGRATPPAPPKKP, encoded by the coding sequence ATGATTTCCGCGCCGTTTTCATCGACAGCTAAGCCGAACCCCTCCCGCTTCCGGCGGGCGCGGGCGCGCGTGCTGTTGGCGGCGGGCGTGCTGCCGGTGCTGGCCGCAACGCTGGCGCCGTCGCCGGCTGCTGCCGATTTCCGACTGTGCAACCGCTCCTCCAGCCGAGTCGGCATCGCGCTCGGCTACAAGGACGGCAATAGCTGGGCGACCGAAGGCTGGTGGAACATCGGCGCCAATAGCTGCGAGACGCTGCTGCGCGGCGATCTGGTCGCGCGCTACTACTATGTCTACGCGATCGACTATGACCTCGGCGGCGAATGGTCCGGCAAGGCCTATATGTGCACCCGCGAAAAGGAGTTCACCATTCGCGGCATCGCCGATTGCCTGGCGCGCGGCTATGACCGCACCGGCTTTTTCGAGGTGGATACGCAGGAGCAGAAGAGCTGGACGGTGCAGCTCACCGAGCCGCAGCGCTCCGCCGCTCCGGCGCCCGGCGATGGCCGAGCCACCCCTCCGGCGCCGCCGAAGAAGCCCTGA
- a CDS encoding protease modulator HflC — MKNSLGIVLAVLVAVGAIILYSALFSVYQTQQALVLRFGEPVRVIEQPGLNAKIPLVDSVIFIDKRILDLENPSQEVIAADQKRLVVDAFARYRIVNPLRFYQSVGNVEGANSRLATILNSALRRVLGESTFTQVVRDERETLMARIRDQVNREAGNFGISVLDVRIRRADLPEANSQAVFQRMQTERQREASEIRAQGAEAGQTIRARADRDSTIIVAEANATADQLRGEGDAQRNDIFAQAYNQDRGFFEFYRSMQAYEASLKKGETRMLLSPTSEFFRFFNAPNPAGSPVPSTPPTVAPATGAAPAAPAN; from the coding sequence ATGAAGAACAGCCTTGGTATCGTTCTCGCCGTTCTCGTCGCGGTAGGCGCCATCATCCTCTACTCGGCCCTGTTCAGCGTCTACCAGACGCAGCAGGCGCTCGTGCTGCGCTTTGGCGAGCCCGTGCGCGTGATCGAGCAGCCCGGCCTCAACGCCAAGATCCCGCTGGTCGACAGCGTGATCTTCATCGACAAGCGCATCCTCGATCTCGAAAACCCCTCGCAGGAAGTCATCGCGGCGGACCAGAAGCGTCTGGTCGTGGATGCCTTCGCGCGCTACCGCATCGTCAACCCGCTGCGCTTCTACCAGTCGGTCGGCAATGTGGAGGGCGCCAATTCCCGCCTCGCCACCATCCTCAACTCGGCGCTGCGCCGCGTGCTGGGTGAATCCACCTTCACCCAGGTGGTGCGTGACGAGCGCGAGACCCTGATGGCGCGCATTCGCGATCAGGTGAACCGCGAGGCCGGCAATTTCGGCATCAGCGTGCTCGATGTCCGCATCCGCCGCGCCGATCTGCCGGAAGCCAACAGCCAGGCGGTGTTCCAGCGGATGCAGACCGAGCGTCAGCGCGAGGCCTCCGAAATCCGCGCCCAGGGTGCGGAAGCCGGCCAGACCATCCGCGCCCGCGCCGATCGCGACTCCACCATCATCGTGGCTGAGGCCAATGCGACGGCCGACCAGCTGCGCGGTGAAGGCGATGCCCAGCGCAACGACATCTTTGCGCAGGCCTATAACCAGGACCGCGGCTTCTTCGAGTTCTACCGCTCGATGCAGGCCTATGAGGCGTCGCTGAAGAAGGGTGAGACGCGGATGCTGCTCTCGCCGACCTCGGAGTTCTTCCGCTTCTTCAACGCGCCGAACCCGGCGGGTAGCCCGGTGCCGAGCACGCCGCCGACGGTGGCTCCGGCTACGGGCGCCGCCCCGGCAGCGCCCGCCAACTGA
- a CDS encoding DUF2312 domain-containing protein — translation MSDIPNDQPLSDAAAGFAKEQLKSFIERIERLEEEKKTIAEDIKDVFAEAKGTGFDVKALREILKIRKQDADQRAEHEAIVDLYMQALGMLS, via the coding sequence ATGTCCGACATTCCCAACGACCAGCCGCTGTCCGATGCCGCCGCCGGCTTCGCCAAGGAGCAGCTCAAATCCTTCATCGAGCGCATCGAGCGCCTCGAGGAAGAGAAGAAGACCATTGCCGAGGACATCAAGGACGTCTTCGCCGAAGCCAAGGGCACCGGCTTCGACGTCAAGGCGCTGCGCGAGATCCTGAAGATCCGCAAGCAGGATGCCGACCAGCGGGCCGAGCATGAGGCGATCGTCGACCTCTACATGCAGGCGCTGGGCATGCTGAGCTGA
- a CDS encoding DUF882 domain-containing protein produces the protein MKTAALAALVTLGSADMLQNAVANGDTRTITLHHVHSGESATVTFKRNGRYDPAALKQLNVLLQDWRRKESTNMDPRLFDIVWEVYRETGATQPIQVIGGYRSPETNSMLRQRSRGVAKTSLHMQGKAMDFYIPGVPLAKIREAGLRLERGGVGFYPTSGSPFVHMDTGGIRHWPRMTRPELARVFPDGKTVHIPADGKPMPGYALALAEVEARGSEPGGAGAAFAGLSGGNDPKRTGAGGKNIFAALFGKDDEEEADTAPAAPTRQAPAARAPAPVAVAAADDAEEAPVPASAPAMAAPAVVAAAAPVAVPLPAPHPLGRTVVASAPAATPAAATGSPAASGSSALAALAAAVPLPTPRHQPPADATGVQPVVVASAGTFAPLPPARPGEVARGTTPGATVGLPEIIVGSQGAAPPLAYASAAGDMIFPSERLQPGRAPAPRAAATPPTASAAAAPAAAAPKPGTAAHNAEMQAEIRRLFSSPTVSRNAVLRTPELRRFAAFVAPPRQVVAGGFTQGAASLPTSHFTAGAAVVAVPVVAMVSGATPLKKPL, from the coding sequence ATCAAGACGGCCGCCCTCGCGGCGCTCGTCACTCTCGGCAGTGCCGACATGCTGCAGAACGCGGTGGCCAATGGCGACACGCGCACCATCACCCTGCACCACGTCCATTCCGGCGAGAGCGCCACGGTCACCTTTAAGCGCAATGGGCGCTATGACCCGGCGGCGCTGAAGCAGCTCAACGTTCTCCTGCAGGACTGGCGGCGCAAGGAGTCCACCAATATGGACCCGCGCCTGTTCGACATCGTGTGGGAAGTCTACCGCGAGACCGGCGCGACCCAGCCGATCCAGGTGATCGGCGGCTATCGCTCGCCCGAGACCAATTCCATGCTCCGCCAGCGCTCGCGCGGCGTCGCCAAGACCAGCCTGCACATGCAGGGCAAGGCGATGGACTTCTACATTCCCGGCGTGCCGCTGGCGAAGATTCGCGAGGCCGGCCTGCGGCTGGAGCGCGGCGGCGTTGGCTTCTACCCCACCTCCGGCTCGCCCTTCGTCCATATGGACACTGGCGGCATCCGCCACTGGCCGCGCATGACCCGGCCCGAGCTCGCCCGCGTCTTCCCCGATGGGAAGACCGTCCATATTCCCGCCGATGGCAAGCCGATGCCGGGCTACGCGCTCGCACTGGCTGAAGTCGAGGCGCGCGGCTCCGAGCCCGGCGGCGCCGGGGCGGCCTTTGCCGGCCTGTCCGGTGGCAATGATCCCAAGCGGACCGGCGCGGGCGGCAAGAACATTTTCGCGGCGCTGTTCGGCAAGGATGACGAGGAGGAGGCGGATACGGCCCCGGCCGCCCCGACCCGTCAGGCTCCTGCGGCGCGCGCTCCGGCGCCGGTCGCTGTAGCGGCGGCCGACGATGCCGAGGAAGCCCCCGTGCCCGCCAGTGCGCCCGCTATGGCTGCTCCGGCCGTCGTCGCGGCGGCCGCGCCCGTCGCCGTGCCGCTGCCGGCGCCGCACCCGCTTGGCCGTACCGTGGTCGCATCCGCGCCGGCCGCGACGCCCGCCGCCGCGACGGGCTCTCCGGCTGCGTCGGGCTCCTCGGCTCTGGCCGCGCTTGCCGCTGCCGTGCCGCTGCCGACGCCGCGCCATCAGCCGCCGGCTGACGCTACCGGGGTTCAGCCTGTCGTCGTCGCCAGCGCCGGCACCTTCGCGCCGCTGCCGCCGGCCCGGCCGGGCGAGGTCGCACGCGGCACGACGCCGGGCGCGACGGTCGGCCTTCCCGAAATCATCGTCGGTTCGCAGGGCGCCGCCCCGCCGCTCGCCTATGCGTCCGCCGCCGGCGACATGATCTTCCCGAGCGAGCGCCTCCAGCCCGGTCGCGCCCCGGCGCCGCGTGCCGCTGCCACACCGCCGACCGCTTCCGCCGCTGCGGCGCCCGCTGCCGCCGCGCCGAAGCCGGGCACGGCCGCGCATAATGCGGAGATGCAGGCGGAAATCCGCCGCCTGTTCAGCAGCCCGACCGTCTCGCGCAACGCCGTGCTGCGCACGCCGGAACTGCGGCGCTTCGCGGCCTTCGTCGCCCCGCCGCGCCAGGTGGTGGCGGGCGGCTTCACGCAGGGTGCGGCCAGCCTGCCGACCAGCCACTTCACTGCCGGCGCCGCCGTGGTCGCCGTGCCGGTGGTGGCGATGGTCTCCGGCGCCACGCCCCTCAAGAAGCCGCTCTGA
- a CDS encoding Do family serine endopeptidase encodes MTNGFDAAAGTPRRDRSGSRRARPLRRQLAALLLACLVGGTLGLAGHPAGAAAVKGPDSVADTAANVMDAVVNISTSQTVAPSRSVPTPELPPGSPFEEFFEEFFKRRQQQGDDNAPRRVSSLGSGFVIDASGFIVTNNHVIADADEIYANFADGSKLKAELVGRDTKIDLALLKVTPEEGKPLKAVKFGNSDVLRVGDWVMAIGNPFGLGGTLTVGVISARNRDINSGPYDNFLQTDAAINRGNSGGPLFNMDGDVIGINTAIISPSGGSIGIGFAVPSNTAIPIIAQLKEFGEARRGWIGVRIQQVTPEIAESLGLGRARGALVGAVTEDGPAAKGGIKAGDVIVSFDGKEVKDTRSLPIIVADTPVDKEVEVVVIRKGAEQKLKLAVGRLNEAETAAATPDAPPAKPEAPKVATQKLLGLELAELTPELRTRFKIKDELKGVVVISVEAGSVAAERGIAPGNLIVEVNQEATATPKDIENRLATLKKDGRRSALLMITDPEGQVRFTALPVD; translated from the coding sequence ATGACCAACGGGTTTGATGCGGCGGCGGGTACGCCCCGGCGAGATCGCTCCGGCTCGCGGCGCGCCCGCCCCTTGCGTCGCCAGCTGGCCGCGCTGCTGCTCGCCTGCCTCGTCGGCGGCACGCTCGGCCTTGCCGGGCACCCGGCCGGCGCGGCGGCCGTCAAGGGCCCCGACTCGGTCGCCGACACCGCCGCCAATGTGATGGACGCGGTGGTCAACATCTCCACCTCGCAGACCGTGGCGCCCTCGCGCAGCGTGCCGACGCCGGAGCTGCCGCCCGGCTCGCCTTTCGAGGAGTTCTTCGAGGAATTCTTCAAGCGCCGCCAGCAGCAGGGCGACGACAACGCGCCGCGCCGCGTCTCCTCGCTCGGCTCGGGCTTCGTGATCGACGCGAGCGGCTTCATCGTCACCAACAACCACGTCATCGCCGATGCCGATGAGATCTACGCCAATTTCGCCGACGGCTCGAAGCTGAAGGCCGAGCTGGTCGGGCGCGACACCAAAATCGACCTCGCTTTGCTCAAGGTGACGCCGGAAGAGGGCAAGCCACTGAAGGCGGTGAAGTTCGGCAATTCCGACGTGCTGCGCGTCGGCGACTGGGTGATGGCCATCGGCAACCCCTTCGGCCTTGGCGGCACGCTCACCGTCGGCGTGATCTCGGCCCGCAACCGCGACATCAATAGCGGGCCCTATGACAATTTCCTGCAGACCGATGCCGCCATCAATCGCGGCAATTCCGGCGGACCGCTGTTCAACATGGACGGCGATGTGATCGGCATCAACACCGCCATCATCTCGCCCTCGGGCGGCTCCATCGGCATCGGCTTCGCCGTGCCCTCCAACACCGCCATCCCGATCATCGCCCAGCTCAAGGAGTTCGGCGAGGCGCGGCGCGGCTGGATCGGCGTGCGCATCCAGCAGGTAACGCCGGAAATCGCCGAGAGTCTCGGTCTCGGCCGGGCGCGCGGCGCGCTGGTCGGCGCCGTCACCGAGGATGGGCCGGCCGCCAAGGGCGGCATCAAGGCGGGCGACGTGATCGTCTCCTTCGACGGCAAGGAGGTGAAGGACACCCGCTCCCTGCCGATCATCGTCGCCGATACGCCGGTCGACAAGGAAGTCGAGGTGGTGGTGATCCGCAAGGGTGCCGAGCAGAAGCTGAAGCTCGCAGTCGGCCGCCTCAACGAGGCCGAAACCGCCGCCGCGACGCCGGACGCGCCCCCCGCCAAGCCGGAGGCGCCGAAGGTCGCGACGCAGAAGCTGCTCGGCCTCGAACTCGCCGAGCTGACGCCCGAGCTGCGCACCCGCTTCAAGATCAAGGACGAGCTCAAGGGCGTGGTGGTCATATCGGTGGAGGCCGGCTCGGTCGCCGCCGAACGGGGCATCGCGCCGGGCAACCTCATCGTCGAGGTCAACCAGGAGGCGACCGCGACGCCCAAGGACATCGAGAACCGGCTGGCCACACTAAAGAAGGATGGGCGCCGCTCGGCCCTGCTCATGATCACCGACCCCGAGGGTCAGGTGCGCTTCACCGCCCTGCCGGTGGACTGA
- a CDS encoding DUF1244 domain-containing protein, which yields MTDTPTAPAALDAATRTELEAAAFRRLVAHLQARTDVQNIDLMNLAGFCRNCLGNWYLDAAQQRGLPLTKEESRVAVYGMPYEEWKARHQSEATPEQKAAFKGPGQH from the coding sequence ATGACCGACACCCCCACCGCCCCCGCCGCGCTCGACGCGGCCACTCGTACCGAGCTGGAGGCCGCCGCCTTCCGCCGGCTAGTGGCGCATCTGCAAGCCCGCACCGACGTGCAGAACATCGACCTGATGAATCTCGCCGGCTTCTGCCGCAACTGCCTGGGCAACTGGTATCTCGACGCGGCCCAGCAGCGCGGCCTGCCCCTCACCAAGGAGGAGAGCCGCGTCGCCGTCTACGGCATGCCCTATGAGGAATGGAAGGCGCGCCACCAGAGCGAGGCGACCCCGGAGCAGAAGGCCGCGTTCAAGGGACCGGGCCAGCACTGA
- a CDS encoding N-formylglutamate amidohydrolase, whose product MRRLPTHDPAQPLDEPLDPRLSPDAGEITRPDDVPPVERLAGDPATGLILLCDHASNALPPAYGSLGLPAEQLARHIGYDIGAAGVTRRLAQRLGCPAVLSCFSRLLIDPNRGEDDPTLVMRISDGAIIPGNRHADAAEIERRIARFHRPYHEAIGAEIDAALAAGVIPAILSMHSFTPVWRGLARPWHAAVLWDADPRFTRELIDALEAPGDLIVGDNEPYDGALKGDCLYRHATRRGLASTLLEIRQDLIADEDGQEEWAERLAGLLPAILQGEALHRIEWHGSRTGPVAPIYPPDTLA is encoded by the coding sequence ATGCGCCGCCTCCCGACGCACGACCCCGCCCAGCCCCTCGACGAGCCGCTCGATCCGCGTCTCTCGCCCGATGCCGGGGAGATAACGAGGCCGGACGACGTCCCGCCCGTCGAGCGCCTTGCCGGCGATCCGGCCACCGGGCTGATCCTACTGTGCGACCATGCCTCCAACGCCCTGCCGCCCGCCTATGGCTCGCTCGGCCTGCCGGCGGAGCAGCTCGCCCGCCATATCGGCTACGACATCGGCGCCGCCGGTGTGACACGCCGGCTCGCCCAACGCCTCGGCTGCCCGGCGGTGCTCTCCTGTTTCTCCCGCCTCTTGATCGACCCAAATCGCGGCGAGGACGACCCGACGCTGGTGATGCGCATTTCGGACGGCGCCATCATCCCCGGCAACCGCCATGCCGACGCAGCGGAGATCGAGCGGCGCATCGCCCGTTTCCACCGCCCCTATCACGAAGCCATCGGCGCGGAGATCGACGCGGCGCTGGCGGCGGGCGTCATTCCCGCCATCCTCTCCATGCACAGCTTCACCCCTGTCTGGCGCGGCCTCGCCCGGCCCTGGCACGCCGCCGTGCTGTGGGATGCCGACCCGCGTTTCACCCGCGAACTGATCGACGCGCTGGAAGCGCCGGGCGACCTCATCGTGGGTGACAACGAGCCCTATGACGGCGCGCTGAAAGGCGACTGCCTCTACCGCCATGCGACACGGCGGGGTCTCGCCAGCACGCTGCTGGAAATCCGGCAGGATCTCATCGCCGATGAGGACGGGCAGGAGGAATGGGCCGAGCGGCTCGCCGGCCTGCTCCCGGCGATCCTTCAAGGAGAGGCGCTGCACCGCATCGAGTGGCATGGCTCGCGCACCGGCCCGGTCGCGCCTATCTATCCGCCAGACACGCTCGCCTGA